A region from the Lolium perenne isolate Kyuss_39 chromosome 4, Kyuss_2.0, whole genome shotgun sequence genome encodes:
- the LOC127348613 gene encoding uncharacterized protein has translation MARRKIPINEGARPRGKEYAKMTQGLRKKASELSVLTDARVALVCAPAAGARSPLVWESEGGGVLDRYRALPPEKRARHTHRSYLEAQLGKESATLARARQGACHGVLPDWDPALNDMTREEALEVLRAIDAQLRATGDRMAALGSPLAPAPEDDDASEDAVVAPQQLVGIDYDGFQTQMMPYHDRSDNHVGGEGPLEQFLMNPGYGLECVGGGGGDYDAGAVYDMVAPAGYGDNAGCVWPDLTMSYAADESWDAVMPVGYYPDFANDGGLAPEHYYAQDVTGGAYASTLQLEYPLGMNDNFAYLDMDNSYAASAHWQVEEFQSCDIGTGHYQYHC, from the coding sequence ATGGCGCGCCGCAAGATCCCCATCAACGAGGGCGCGCGGCCGCGGGGCAAGGAGTACGCGAAGATGACCCAGGGGCTCCGGAAGAAGGCGTCGGAGCTCTCCGTGCTCACCGACGCCCGCGTCGCGCTCGTCTGCGCCCCCGCCGCCGGCGCCAGATCCCCGCTAGTGTGGGAGTCGGAGGGGGGCGGCGTCCTCGACAGGTACCGCGCCCTCCCGCCGGAGAAGCGCGCGCGGCACACGCACCGGAGCTACCTCGAGGCCCAGCTGGGCAAGGAGAGCGCGACGCTCGCGAGGGCACGGCAAGGCGCCTGCCACGGCGTGCTCCCAGACTGGGACCCGGCGCTCAACGACATGACGCGCGAGGAGGCGCTGGAGGTGCTCCGGGCGATCGACGCTCAGCTGCGGGCCACGGGCGACAGGATGGCGGCTCTGGGCTCGCCGCTCGCGCCGGCGCCGGAAGATGATGATGCTTCCGAGGACGCCGTCGTCGCGCCGCAGCAGCTCGTGGGTATCGACTATGACGGCTTCCAGACGCAGATGATGCCATACCATGACAGGAGTGACAACCACGTCGGCGGTGAAGGCCCACTCGAGCAATTCCTGATGAATCCAGGGTACGGCCTCGAGtgcgttggcggcggcggcggcgactacGACGCGGGGGCCGTCTACGACATGGTGGCGCCGGCCGGCTACGGCGACAATGCCGGTTGCGTCTGGCCCGACTTGACCATGTCTTACGCCGCCGACGAGTCGTGGGACGCGGTCATGCCAGTTGGGTACTACCCCGACTTCGCCAACGACGGCGGTCTGGCGCCTGAGCACTACTACGCTCAGGACGTCACCGGTGGGGCTTACGCCAGCACGCTACAGCTCGAGTACCCCTTGGGCATGAATGACAACTTCGCTTACCTCGACATGGACAACAGCTACGCGGCGTCGGCGCATTGGCAGGTCGAGGAATTCCAGAGCTGCGACATCGGCACCGGCCATTACCAGTATCACTGCTAG